One Trueperaceae bacterium DNA segment encodes these proteins:
- a CDS encoding prephenate dehydrogenase/arogenate dehydrogenase family protein, with protein sequence MRPRALFGTVVVAGVGLIGGSIGLGTRQRFLADRVIGYDRDPGVLDAARGLGAIDEAQLAPGPWLRQADLVVLATPARTIVPLGRSLLPHLGERTIVTDVGSVKAPVVEGMRGARFVGGHPMAGSERGGVLNADAALLENAVWVLTPEAGVTDPAAAAAVLAYVEALGARPIQVEPEQHDRLVATVSHLPYLASVALTALVDDGEERALKMLLAAGGFRDITRVASGDPVMSRDMVAGNRVAVREALHAFRGQLERLEELLDAPDDLLAAGEAAKRTRDGIPIVRRSLLPARHEVVLAVPDRPGELARITAALGDANVNVKDIEVLGIRETGGALRMAFETADDLVRGVAALRDAGYEARSRNGTH encoded by the coding sequence GTCTCATAGGGGGCTCGATCGGGTTGGGCACGAGGCAGCGGTTCCTCGCCGACAGGGTGATCGGCTACGACCGCGACCCCGGCGTGCTCGACGCCGCGCGCGGCCTTGGCGCCATCGACGAGGCGCAGCTCGCGCCCGGGCCCTGGCTCCGTCAGGCCGACCTCGTGGTGTTGGCCACGCCGGCGCGCACCATCGTCCCCCTGGGGCGCTCGCTGCTCCCGCACCTGGGCGAGCGCACGATCGTCACGGACGTGGGCAGCGTCAAGGCGCCGGTGGTCGAGGGGATGCGCGGCGCGCGCTTCGTGGGTGGCCACCCCATGGCCGGGAGCGAGCGCGGCGGCGTGCTCAACGCCGACGCTGCGCTACTGGAGAACGCCGTGTGGGTGCTGACGCCCGAGGCGGGTGTCACGGACCCCGCGGCGGCGGCGGCGGTCCTGGCGTACGTGGAGGCCCTCGGCGCGCGGCCCATCCAGGTGGAGCCGGAGCAGCACGACCGGCTGGTGGCGACGGTGAGCCACCTCCCCTACCTGGCGTCGGTGGCGCTCACGGCGCTGGTGGACGACGGCGAGGAGCGCGCCCTCAAGATGCTGCTGGCGGCGGGCGGTTTCCGCGACATCACGCGCGTGGCCAGCGGCGACCCCGTCATGAGTCGCGACATGGTCGCGGGCAACCGCGTGGCCGTGCGGGAGGCGCTGCACGCGTTCCGTGGCCAGCTCGAGCGCCTCGAGGAGCTGCTCGACGCGCCCGACGACCTGCTGGCGGCCGGCGAGGCGGCGAAGCGCACCCGCGACGGCATCCCCATCGTCAGGCGCAGCCTCCTGCCCGCCAGGCACGAGGTCGTTCTCGCCGTGCCCGACCGACCGGGCGAGCTGGCGCGCATCACGGCCGCGTTGGGTGACGCCAACGTGAACGTCAAGGACATCGAGGTGCTCGGCATCCGCGAGACGGGCGGCGCGCTGCGCATGGCGTTCGAGACAGCCGACGACCTGGTGCGGGGCGTG